In the genome of Paenibacillus sp. FSL R5-0766, one region contains:
- the dapB gene encoding 4-hydroxy-tetrahydrodipicolinate reductase yields MSEVIRVAVIGAAGRMGREVVKLVLQDPELELAAAVNRSGAGTDAGTLVGLPACGVLVTDDIEMAFAETKPQVMVDFTVPQYAFTHTEIAIRHGVRPVMGVTGFTPEQIEQLDKQCQDKGIGGLIAPNFSIGAILMMRFAAQAAKHMPNVEIIEYHGDQKLDAPSGTAIKTAELIAANREELRQGNPNEEETIEGSRGGYYNGFRIHSVRLPGVFAQQEVVFGDYGQSLKIRHDSYERAGYMPGVKIGVQKVMEYTGMIYGFDHFID; encoded by the coding sequence ATGAGTGAAGTAATCAGAGTTGCCGTGATCGGAGCGGCTGGCCGTATGGGCCGTGAAGTTGTGAAATTGGTACTTCAGGACCCGGAATTGGAGCTTGCAGCGGCTGTCAACCGCTCCGGAGCAGGCACGGATGCAGGAACCCTTGTTGGTTTGCCAGCGTGCGGGGTGCTGGTGACTGATGATATCGAAATGGCTTTTGCCGAAACAAAACCTCAGGTTATGGTTGATTTTACAGTGCCGCAATATGCTTTTACACATACCGAGATCGCGATCCGTCATGGAGTCAGACCTGTCATGGGTGTTACCGGCTTTACGCCGGAGCAGATTGAACAGTTGGACAAGCAATGCCAGGACAAAGGAATTGGAGGGCTTATTGCCCCTAACTTCTCGATTGGTGCCATTCTGATGATGCGATTCGCAGCACAGGCTGCCAAACATATGCCAAATGTGGAGATTATCGAATATCACGGGGATCAGAAGCTGGATGCTCCTTCCGGAACTGCGATCAAAACTGCCGAACTGATTGCTGCCAATCGGGAAGAACTTCGTCAGGGTAATCCGAATGAGGAAGAAACGATTGAAGGATCACGCGGCGGTTATTACAACGGCTTCCGAATTCACAGTGTACGATTGCCTGGCGTATTCGCGCAGCAGGAAGTTGTTTTCGGAGACTATGGACAGTCACTCAAAATTCGGCATGACTCCTACGAGCGCGCAGGTTATATGCCTGGTGTTAAGATTGGTGTTCAAAAGGTTATGGAATATACAGGAATGATCTACGGATTTGACCACTTTATCGACTAA
- a CDS encoding tetratricopeptide repeat protein has product MMKPEEYMQQAYRCILQNDFEQAIRWFESAIHAHPKHAELYYRCSITHARSKHLVPALEFARKAVELSPGTEEYILHLQTLEAKQLTSRAKLLLEQAGIATQERYVEASTLLQEAVKLDPLSVEAHVMLALAYSDLNEFDYAIQALREAILLDPQNGQLHQMLQEIKQRMKSIQ; this is encoded by the coding sequence ATGATGAAACCGGAAGAATATATGCAGCAGGCTTACCGCTGTATATTGCAAAATGATTTTGAACAGGCGATTCGTTGGTTCGAGTCAGCCATTCACGCTCATCCAAAACATGCGGAGTTATATTACCGCTGTTCCATTACACACGCCCGCAGCAAGCATTTGGTTCCAGCGCTTGAATTCGCGCGCAAAGCAGTCGAATTGTCGCCAGGAACCGAAGAGTATATTTTGCATCTGCAGACGTTGGAAGCGAAACAATTGACCTCCAGAGCGAAGTTGTTGTTGGAGCAGGCGGGTATTGCAACACAGGAGCGCTATGTGGAAGCGTCTACGCTTCTGCAAGAAGCGGTCAAACTTGATCCGCTCTCAGTGGAGGCTCATGTTATGCTTGCGCTGGCTTACAGTGATTTGAATGAATTTGACTATGCAATTCAGGCGCTGCGTGAGGCAATTTTGCTGGACCCGCAGAATGGGCAACTGCATCAGATGTTACAGGAAATCAAGCAACGTATGAAATCCATTCAATAA
- a CDS encoding nucleotide pyrophosphohydrolase, whose product MEKSIAEMQREVDQYISQFKEGYFSPLAMLARMSEEVGELAREVNHEFGEKPKKSSEAANSIELELGDILFITICFANSLGIDLAEAHDKVMHKFNTRDANRWTPKNTD is encoded by the coding sequence ATGGAGAAAAGCATCGCAGAAATGCAGCGTGAGGTTGATCAGTATATCTCCCAGTTCAAGGAGGGGTATTTCAGTCCTCTGGCCATGTTGGCCCGGATGTCTGAAGAGGTTGGGGAGCTTGCAAGGGAAGTGAATCATGAGTTCGGTGAAAAGCCGAAGAAGTCTTCCGAAGCAGCCAATTCCATTGAACTTGAGCTTGGAGATATTTTATTTATCACGATTTGTTTTGCGAACTCGCTGGGAATTGATCTGGCCGAGGCACACGACAAAGTCATGCATAAATTTAACACCCGCGATGCCAATCGGTGGACTCCCAAAAACACCGATTAG
- a CDS encoding YitT family protein — MSTAKTWVQVKLVLPIVLGTALYAFGLLYFIIPNQLMEGGLTGVTVLINYAFGISPSLTTLILNVPLFLIGLKILGGRQMIYTGIGIGALTVFLWLFEKLIHLGWIEPLHTENDLLLAALYAGVTLGAGLGIVFRWGGTTGGSDIIARILNRKYGWSMGRVLLGIDFVIIGLSLIYIPKEKILYTLVAVFIASKVIDFIQEGAYSARAFMIISDHAPEIADQITRDMDRGVTLIPAIGAYSKQAKHMAYCVISRQEFRRLQTIVRSIDPRAFVIINDVHDVHGEGFKES, encoded by the coding sequence ATGAGCACTGCCAAAACCTGGGTTCAAGTTAAACTGGTTCTTCCCATCGTACTGGGGACAGCCTTATATGCCTTTGGGCTCCTCTATTTCATTATCCCCAACCAGCTTATGGAAGGTGGCCTCACCGGGGTTACGGTGCTGATCAATTACGCTTTTGGCATCTCACCTTCACTTACAACCTTGATTCTGAATGTTCCCCTCTTTCTGATCGGGCTCAAAATTTTGGGCGGCAGACAGATGATCTATACGGGTATCGGAATTGGGGCACTGACCGTTTTTCTATGGTTGTTTGAGAAGTTGATTCACTTGGGCTGGATTGAACCATTACATACCGAGAATGACCTCCTGTTAGCAGCACTATATGCAGGTGTTACCCTTGGAGCCGGTCTTGGCATCGTATTTCGTTGGGGTGGAACGACGGGCGGTTCAGACATCATTGCTCGTATTCTCAATCGGAAGTACGGGTGGAGTATGGGACGAGTATTACTGGGCATCGATTTTGTGATTATCGGGCTCTCTCTCATCTACATCCCCAAAGAAAAAATTCTGTATACGCTTGTAGCTGTATTCATCGCCTCCAAAGTCATTGACTTTATTCAGGAAGGTGCATATTCTGCCCGGGCATTTATGATCATTAGTGACCATGCACCCGAGATTGCGGACCAGATCACACGGGATATGGATCGTGGCGTCACCCTCATTCCAGCCATTGGCGCGTACTCTAAACAGGCCAAACACATGGCCTACTGCGTGATCTCCAGGCAAGAGTTCAGGCGTCTGCAGACCATTGTACGTTCCATTGACCCGAGAGCTTTTGTCATCATCAACGATGTTCACGATGTACATGGCGAAGGTTTCAAAGAAAGCTGA
- a CDS encoding sporulation protein YpjB: MKRTFGVKTGLLVVSFMALLLWTNLAYRVSAQSEALNSNSDQQVSTSNSIAQLNEEAAILYRQALENNIEEVRGSILRISKSLEHISFEGQTTVEGIHALSETIVEVKQAVVKVKNDDASLQQSSAKLRLAADSLANPTKPLWLQYYKIVKNDLDALSAATNQGQTAAVLANRYTVLEEHYETIRPAALIRREPYEIAQMDAWLSHTKGLTNAKQPDLAQLKSMVGHGEELVNQLFGREKDESAFVPFVQGPDRRAAGLLISSVIVATLSYAGYRKYRAQQQGIFPFRR, encoded by the coding sequence ATGAAGAGAACGTTTGGGGTCAAAACTGGCTTATTGGTGGTATCGTTCATGGCTCTGCTGCTTTGGACGAACTTAGCATATCGTGTATCCGCGCAAAGTGAAGCATTAAATTCGAATTCAGATCAGCAAGTGTCCACAAGCAATTCAATTGCACAACTGAATGAGGAAGCAGCCATATTGTATCGTCAGGCGCTCGAGAATAATATTGAAGAAGTGCGAGGAAGCATTCTGCGTATCAGTAAAAGTTTGGAGCATATCTCCTTTGAGGGACAAACAACAGTCGAGGGCATTCACGCCTTGTCCGAAACCATAGTTGAAGTGAAACAAGCCGTTGTGAAGGTGAAAAATGACGACGCTTCTCTTCAACAGTCCTCTGCCAAGCTCAGACTTGCAGCAGATAGTCTCGCGAATCCAACCAAGCCTTTATGGCTTCAGTATTATAAAATCGTGAAAAACGATCTGGACGCTTTATCCGCTGCTACAAATCAAGGGCAAACTGCCGCCGTACTGGCAAACCGCTACACCGTTCTGGAGGAGCATTATGAGACGATTCGTCCTGCCGCACTGATTCGCCGTGAACCGTATGAAATTGCTCAGATGGACGCTTGGTTATCTCATACCAAAGGGCTTACCAATGCAAAGCAGCCAGATCTGGCTCAGTTAAAGAGCATGGTGGGCCATGGGGAGGAACTGGTGAACCAGTTGTTTGGTCGCGAGAAGGACGAGAGTGCCTTTGTACCGTTTGTACAGGGTCCTGATCGCAGGGCAGCCGGGCTGCTCATTAGTTCGGTCATTGTGGCGACGTTAAGTTACGCCGGATATCGTAAATATCGTGCGCAGCAGCAGGGGATTTTTCCTTTTCGGCGCTAA
- a CDS encoding DUF1405 domain-containing protein — MALSYFWSREFLTNRYFLWLLFWCNAVGTVYGYIWYGEQMKLTLAEQPMWQIVFVPDSPTASLFFTLALLWVLYPPRSIIIKRIGHVIQALAVVTSVKYGVWAVSIIFAGWMQGGTQHWQDWMLIASHSAMAIEALIYVRFFGFRWASLVVAGLWTLLNDTMDYTYDIYPWLPASLYDHVDGVRNFTFGLTLVSILCAWLALRQAKRT; from the coding sequence GTGGCTTTATCGTATTTCTGGAGTAGAGAATTTCTAACCAATCGTTATTTCCTGTGGCTATTATTTTGGTGTAATGCGGTAGGAACGGTATACGGATACATCTGGTACGGAGAGCAAATGAAATTGACGCTGGCTGAGCAGCCGATGTGGCAGATCGTATTTGTGCCAGATAGCCCAACAGCGAGCTTGTTTTTTACTTTAGCGTTGTTATGGGTCTTGTACCCGCCACGGTCCATCATTATCAAACGGATCGGACATGTGATTCAGGCGCTTGCCGTGGTTACATCTGTGAAATATGGCGTGTGGGCCGTGTCCATTATTTTCGCTGGCTGGATGCAAGGCGGTACACAGCACTGGCAAGACTGGATGTTGATTGCTTCGCATAGTGCGATGGCCATTGAAGCTCTTATTTATGTACGCTTTTTCGGCTTCCGCTGGGCTTCCCTTGTCGTTGCAGGTCTTTGGACGCTGTTGAACGATACGATGGATTATACATATGATATTTACCCTTGGTTACCCGCTTCCCTCTATGATCATGTAGATGGTGTGCGTAATTTCACATTCGGACTGACACTGGTGAGCATTCTGTGCGCGTGGCTGGCCTTAAGACAAGCGAAACGAACCTGA
- a CDS encoding menaquinol-cytochrome c reductase cytochrome b/c subunit, which yields MAHGHKKDDEEKVIFVGDSRVRKGAGFITPPDYTAYPGKSEAFIPNFLLKEWMVGVVVLVGILVLTISEPAPLGYPANPSASVIPMPDWYFLFLYQYLKYPYASGDYVLLGVLGVSGVAFGALLLAPFLDTGKERRFYKRPIASSLMILSVISVFYLTNVAWTHYEHELEASGQKPEHIQREEEALERREQGLPPVSNAPGQQEEVAIVEQDDPAMETYKKAGCIGCHAADMKGASGPSLRGVGDKHSQEEILTIIKEGYNAMQPQYNNAIAQGVTDEEITHLTEWLAKQKAEQ from the coding sequence ATGGCTCACGGACATAAGAAGGATGATGAGGAAAAGGTTATCTTTGTCGGTGATTCACGGGTCCGTAAAGGGGCGGGATTCATTACCCCTCCTGATTACACGGCGTATCCCGGCAAATCAGAAGCCTTTATTCCCAACTTCCTGCTGAAAGAATGGATGGTTGGTGTCGTTGTATTGGTGGGGATTCTGGTACTAACGATCTCAGAACCTGCACCTTTGGGCTATCCGGCCAATCCGAGCGCATCCGTAATTCCCATGCCGGACTGGTACTTCCTTTTTCTGTATCAGTACTTGAAGTATCCATACGCATCGGGCGATTACGTTCTGCTCGGGGTACTGGGGGTCAGCGGAGTCGCTTTTGGAGCTTTGCTGCTGGCACCATTCCTGGACACAGGCAAGGAGCGGCGTTTCTATAAACGCCCAATTGCTTCATCACTGATGATTTTGTCGGTCATTTCTGTATTCTACCTGACAAATGTAGCGTGGACGCACTACGAGCATGAGTTGGAAGCAAGTGGACAGAAGCCTGAACATATTCAACGTGAAGAAGAAGCGCTGGAGAGGCGTGAACAGGGGCTCCCACCCGTTTCCAATGCACCTGGACAGCAAGAAGAAGTTGCGATCGTGGAACAGGATGATCCTGCAATGGAAACGTACAAGAAGGCCGGTTGTATTGGCTGCCATGCGGCTGATATGAAGGGCGCAAGTGGACCTTCACTTCGGGGTGTGGGTGACAAGCACAGCCAGGAAGAGATTCTGACCATTATCAAAGAAGGCTACAATGCAATGCAGCCTCAGTATAATAATGCTATTGCTCAAGGTGTTACGGATGAAGAGATTACTCATCTGACCGAATGGCTTGCGAAACAGAAAGCAGAACAGTAA
- a CDS encoding cytochrome b6 — protein MFKNVYDWIDERLDITPIWRDVADHEVPEHVNPAHHFSAFVYCFGGLTFFITVIQILSGMFLTMYYVPDIINAYASVEYLQTKVAFGQIVRGMHHWGASLVIVMMFLHTMRVFFTGSYKAPREMNWVVGMLIFFVMLGLGLTGYLLPWDNKAYFATKVTLEIANTVPWLGPIIKEFLQGGTIVGAQTLTRFFALHVFFLPAVLLVLLVGHFIMIRRQGISGPL, from the coding sequence ATGTTTAAAAATGTCTATGACTGGATTGACGAGCGTCTTGACATCACGCCAATCTGGCGGGACGTTGCGGATCATGAAGTTCCAGAGCATGTAAATCCGGCTCATCACTTTTCCGCATTCGTGTACTGCTTTGGTGGATTGACGTTCTTTATTACTGTTATTCAGATTCTGTCAGGCATGTTCCTGACCATGTATTATGTACCTGATATTATCAATGCCTACGCAAGTGTGGAGTACCTGCAGACCAAAGTAGCCTTCGGCCAAATTGTTCGCGGCATGCACCACTGGGGAGCCAGTCTGGTTATCGTAATGATGTTCTTACATACGATGCGTGTGTTCTTTACAGGCTCTTACAAGGCACCGCGTGAAATGAACTGGGTTGTCGGCATGCTGATCTTTTTCGTCATGTTGGGCCTGGGGCTCACAGGGTACTTGTTGCCATGGGATAACAAAGCCTATTTTGCAACAAAAGTAACATTGGAGATTGCTAACACGGTTCCTTGGCTAGGACCGATTATTAAAGAATTCCTGCAAGGCGGTACGATTGTTGGTGCACAGACACTAACCCGATTCTTTGCCCTGCACGTATTCTTCCTCCCCGCTGTGCTTCTGGTGCTTCTGGTCGGACACTTTATCATGATCCGCAGACAGGGCATTTCGGGACCACTATAA
- a CDS encoding ubiquinol-cytochrome c reductase iron-sulfur subunit translates to MSSEHDHHEASLKLPSRMEMSRRQFLTYTLGGATAYMAAGAILPMVRFAVDPILQHKGEGTSVKVAEISKITNEPQEFTFELKQQDGWYLSNASLVAWIRKDEQGKIYALSPICKHLGCTVGWNSDKQYPDEYHCPCHGAHYDKEGKNLAVAPKPLDEYVVKEEQGWVYLGDIVPNTRVN, encoded by the coding sequence ATGAGCAGTGAGCATGACCACCACGAAGCTTCATTGAAATTGCCAAGCCGCATGGAGATGTCACGCAGGCAGTTTTTGACGTACACGCTTGGTGGAGCTACAGCCTACATGGCCGCCGGTGCAATCCTTCCTATGGTCCGTTTTGCGGTGGACCCGATTTTGCAACATAAGGGAGAAGGCACCTCTGTCAAAGTAGCTGAAATCAGCAAAATTACGAATGAGCCTCAAGAATTCACCTTTGAACTTAAACAACAGGATGGTTGGTATCTGAGTAATGCATCGTTAGTGGCGTGGATTCGCAAAGACGAGCAGGGTAAAATTTATGCACTCTCACCTATCTGTAAACATCTGGGATGTACAGTAGGCTGGAATAGTGACAAGCAGTACCCTGACGAGTATCATTGCCCCTGCCATGGCGCGCACTATGACAAGGAAGGGAAGAATCTTGCCGTAGCCCCCAAACCGCTGGATGAGTACGTAGTCAAGGAAGAGCAGGGTTGGGTATATCTGGGCGACATTGTTCCGAACACCCGAGTGAATTAG
- a CDS encoding DUF2487 family protein: MTQDSWAELQLYLDTCLIPYTALSGEQSPVEATEALERLRDFLDLVEIPFKGRIMTYPAFHYANSELSMTLNSLSAQLKSSGFKYVVIMSSDGHLDGMEIPAADLVLSRSVLTREVGEEGIARFVGEKIRELWKK, encoded by the coding sequence ATGACTCAAGACAGCTGGGCTGAACTGCAACTCTATCTGGATACATGCCTTATTCCATACACAGCTCTTAGCGGTGAGCAGTCGCCAGTTGAAGCTACCGAGGCATTGGAGCGGCTGAGAGATTTTCTGGATCTGGTCGAAATTCCTTTCAAAGGGAGAATCATGACTTATCCAGCCTTTCATTATGCTAATTCGGAATTGTCAATGACATTAAATTCCTTGTCCGCACAGCTTAAATCCTCAGGATTCAAATATGTGGTTATTATGTCATCAGATGGTCATTTGGATGGCATGGAAATTCCAGCTGCTGATCTGGTTTTGAGTCGGTCCGTGTTAACTCGTGAGGTCGGAGAAGAAGGGATTGCGAGATTTGTAGGGGAAAAGATACGAGAGTTGTGGAAAAAATAG
- a CDS encoding IDEAL domain-containing protein — MDKMKVTYEVMLGLAAEMVWDEALRKQRSEKLYLEIDKALATGDEVAFRSLTDELRTIN, encoded by the coding sequence TTGGATAAAATGAAAGTTACGTATGAAGTCATGTTGGGGCTGGCAGCTGAGATGGTGTGGGACGAAGCGCTTCGCAAACAGCGCAGCGAGAAGCTCTATTTGGAAATCGATAAAGCGTTAGCTACCGGAGACGAAGTAGCTTTCCGGAGTCTGACGGATGAACTGAGGACCATAAACTGA
- a CDS encoding gamma carbonic anhydrase family protein translates to MIIPYKGLQPQLHPSVYMAEGAKLIGDLRMGEESSVWFNAVLRADLAPIIIGKRCNIQDNVVGHVNTDQPLIVGDDVSVGHTAIIHGCCIGTGSLIGMGAILLNGADIGEYTLIGAGSVVTENSKIPPYTLALGTPAKVIRELTDADLERMSRTSLGYVTKGKEYRSS, encoded by the coding sequence ATGATAATTCCATACAAAGGTCTACAACCTCAGTTACACCCTTCGGTATATATGGCTGAAGGTGCAAAACTGATCGGTGATTTGAGAATGGGAGAAGAGTCTTCCGTCTGGTTCAATGCAGTCCTGCGGGCTGATTTGGCTCCTATTATCATTGGAAAGCGCTGTAATATTCAAGATAACGTTGTCGGGCATGTCAATACTGATCAACCTTTGATTGTGGGAGATGATGTCTCAGTAGGACATACAGCGATCATTCATGGTTGTTGTATTGGAACAGGATCATTAATCGGCATGGGAGCCATTCTGCTGAATGGAGCCGATATTGGCGAATATACGCTGATTGGAGCCGGTTCTGTTGTTACTGAGAATAGTAAAATTCCGCCCTATACTCTTGCTTTGGGGACACCTGCCAAAGTGATACGTGAGCTGACTGATGCCGATCTGGAGCGGATGTCCAGAACTTCACTGGGTTATGTTACCAAAGGAAAAGAATATAGGAGCTCTTAA
- a CDS encoding histidine phosphatase family protein — protein MRIGLIRHGLTDWNAAGRIQGQTDIPLNGEGREQAERLGRRLLTEEYQWDYIITSGLSRAQETGEIISKLLNVPLLEPDARLKERAFGQIEGLTSEERVARWGQAWETLDLGQEQVADIQIRALAFLEDLWSAYPDQNVLIVTHGAFLANLLTALFKDRYTERIGNLSLTILEKERDDWSPLLYNCTRHLSLDTAKQPE, from the coding sequence GTGCGAATCGGGCTTATTCGTCACGGTCTTACAGACTGGAATGCGGCGGGCCGTATACAGGGTCAGACGGATATTCCTCTGAATGGAGAAGGTCGTGAACAGGCAGAGCGCCTGGGAAGACGTCTGCTGACGGAAGAATACCAATGGGACTATATCATCACAAGTGGATTATCGCGGGCACAGGAAACAGGGGAGATTATCTCAAAGCTGTTGAATGTACCTTTGCTTGAGCCGGACGCACGGTTGAAAGAAAGGGCTTTTGGTCAGATTGAAGGTCTGACTTCAGAAGAACGGGTTGCCCGTTGGGGCCAAGCCTGGGAGACATTGGACTTGGGACAGGAGCAGGTAGCGGATATCCAGATTCGTGCACTGGCGTTTCTGGAAGATCTATGGTCTGCCTATCCGGACCAAAACGTGCTCATTGTCACTCACGGAGCTTTCTTGGCCAACCTGTTAACAGCTTTGTTTAAAGATCGGTATACAGAACGGATTGGAAACCTGTCACTGACGATCCTGGAAAAGGAACGTGATGACTGGAGTCCGCTGTTATATAATTGCACACGACATCTGTCTTTGGACACAGCGAAACAACCTGAGTAA
- a CDS encoding zf-HC2 domain-containing protein: MNCNEAQELFALVWDLPETHPQRIAFHAHLAGCDECSEQFEVWEEAQILLHSIPVPVTEQQAERVNRNVMDRIYAESPWLLPEEVKVNRFSAVIRKHMSLWIAAFLAIFLCSFLYMAMFKPDVSEAEQTKVVATGILETGVAGSGPSSSGMYQYNMTGADRGSIIEPFVVSMGPAYPQYWMALSLLAIGMALFSLGRMHRTTNKRKQGASA; the protein is encoded by the coding sequence ATGAATTGCAATGAAGCCCAGGAACTGTTTGCACTGGTCTGGGACTTGCCGGAAACTCATCCTCAGCGGATTGCATTTCATGCTCATCTCGCTGGTTGTGATGAGTGCTCCGAGCAGTTTGAGGTCTGGGAAGAAGCTCAGATCTTGCTGCACAGCATTCCGGTTCCAGTGACAGAACAACAGGCAGAGAGAGTGAACCGTAACGTTATGGACCGGATCTACGCGGAGTCTCCATGGCTTCTGCCGGAAGAGGTAAAGGTTAATCGTTTCTCTGCTGTGATCCGCAAGCATATGTCTTTGTGGATCGCCGCGTTCCTGGCTATTTTTTTATGCAGCTTTCTGTATATGGCAATGTTTAAGCCAGACGTATCAGAAGCTGAGCAAACCAAGGTTGTTGCTACGGGTATTCTGGAGACAGGGGTTGCCGGAAGCGGACCATCGTCCTCTGGAATGTATCAGTACAACATGACTGGAGCGGACAGAGGAAGTATCATAGAACCTTTTGTTGTGAGCATGGGACCTGCTTATCCGCAGTATTGGATGGCCCTCTCTTTACTTGCAATAGGAATGGCGTTATTTTCTCTTGGACGTATGCATCGAACAACGAATAAACGCAAACAAGGTGCGAGTGCATAG
- a CDS encoding sigma-70 family RNA polymerase sigma factor: MTDSQLIREIKEGNLELYSELMSRYQRKILAFVYHMLKSSNMELLAEDLCSETFYKAFRSLHSFREVDASFSTWLYTIARNTVLSELRKQRSGNVPLEESGIVPVAPSENAPEYAVLRSERVMLVRDAINNLPEKQRSAIILREYDQLDYQEIANILGQSVSSVKSLLFRARSSVKTQLEPYFFEPVYEPYEGMKNR, from the coding sequence ATGACGGATTCCCAGTTGATTCGAGAGATCAAGGAAGGTAACCTGGAGTTATATTCCGAGCTGATGAGTCGTTATCAGCGTAAAATACTGGCTTTCGTATATCATATGTTGAAAAGTTCCAATATGGAGCTGCTTGCGGAAGATCTCTGTTCTGAGACTTTCTATAAGGCGTTCCGCAGTCTGCACTCTTTCCGTGAGGTGGATGCCTCATTCTCAACCTGGTTATATACCATTGCGAGAAATACGGTACTGAGTGAGCTTCGCAAACAGCGCAGCGGAAATGTCCCACTTGAAGAGAGCGGGATTGTTCCCGTTGCTCCTTCGGAGAATGCACCGGAGTATGCTGTACTACGCAGCGAGCGGGTGATGCTGGTTAGGGATGCGATTAACAATTTGCCGGAGAAGCAGCGTTCTGCGATTATACTCCGCGAGTATGATCAACTAGACTACCAAGAGATTGCGAATATTCTTGGGCAGAGCGTCAGTTCTGTGAAATCGCTATTATTCAGAGCAAGATCAAGCGTAAAAACTCAATTGGAACCTTATTTCTTCGAACCGGTGTACGAGCCATATGAAGGGATGAAGAACCGATGA
- a CDS encoding prephenate dehydrogenase — protein MKLKIAMIGVGLIGGSLALCFKGKPDVTVMGYAHLDELKDKYIASGVVDDATLSLEEAVEDADFIFLCVPVGLLESYFEKLSKLPLKKGCIITDVGSTKASIAACAEHVRLTDAYFIGGHPMAGSERAGVDAASAVLFENAYYVLTPSEHVPEEAYSRLSELLAYTRAQIVRVEPLLHDDIVGAISHLPHVIAVALVNQVREYNESNPLYKMLAAGGFRDITRIASSDAIVWRDILLSNRDVLLGLLKDWNSQMTAFTDMLEHKNGEGIEEAFRQAREFRSILPERRKGMISPLFDLYTDVQDAPGMIGKIATELGANDINLSNLEIIENRVDVPGIMRLSFRQEEDMERAKTLLDSLGYQVWI, from the coding sequence ATGAAACTAAAAATTGCAATGATTGGTGTAGGACTCATCGGCGGTTCACTGGCGCTCTGCTTCAAAGGCAAGCCAGATGTAACCGTGATGGGCTACGCCCACTTGGATGAACTGAAGGACAAGTACATAGCGAGCGGTGTAGTGGATGATGCTACGCTCTCTCTGGAAGAAGCGGTAGAGGATGCCGACTTTATTTTTTTGTGCGTTCCCGTAGGTTTGCTTGAATCCTATTTTGAAAAGCTCTCCAAGCTGCCATTGAAAAAAGGATGTATCATCACGGACGTAGGAAGCACTAAAGCTTCCATTGCCGCTTGTGCCGAGCATGTGCGGTTGACTGACGCTTACTTCATTGGTGGTCACCCTATGGCGGGGTCGGAGCGTGCAGGCGTAGATGCGGCCTCAGCCGTGTTATTTGAGAATGCATACTATGTCTTAACCCCTTCAGAACATGTACCTGAGGAAGCCTACAGCAGGTTGTCTGAGCTGCTTGCGTATACGCGGGCACAGATCGTGCGTGTGGAGCCTCTGCTGCACGATGACATCGTGGGGGCGATTAGTCATCTGCCACATGTTATTGCTGTTGCGCTGGTGAATCAGGTACGTGAATATAATGAGTCGAATCCACTGTATAAAATGCTGGCTGCAGGCGGTTTTCGGGATATTACCCGGATTGCGTCCAGTGATGCGATTGTGTGGAGAGATATCTTGCTTAGCAACCGTGATGTACTGCTGGGCTTGCTTAAGGACTGGAATAGCCAGATGACGGCCTTTACGGATATGCTGGAACATAAGAACGGTGAAGGTATAGAGGAGGCATTCCGTCAGGCCCGCGAGTTCCGCAGTATATTACCAGAACGACGCAAAGGCATGATTTCGCCGTTATTTGATCTATATACTGATGTTCAGGATGCACCGGGTATGATCGGTAAGATTGCAACTGAGCTTGGGGCGAATGATATCAACTTGAGCAACTTGGAGATTATCGAAAACCGGGTGGATGTGCCGGGCATTATGCGTCTGTCTTTCCGTCAGGAAGAAGATATGGAACGAGCCAAGACGTTATTGGATTCCTTAGGCTATCAAGTGTGGATATAA